In Deltaproteobacteria bacterium, one DNA window encodes the following:
- a CDS encoding four helix bundle protein: MNYQSYKDLDIYKKAHKLAIEIHDLSLKLPKFEMYEEESQIRRSSKSVASNIVEGFGRRRYKAEFVKFLTYSLASCDETREHLYTLFETKSLKDKNNYTYFFEEYDHLGRMITNFIKSVELGHKTRN, from the coding sequence GTGAATTATCAAAGTTATAAGGATTTGGATATTTACAAAAAAGCACATAAATTGGCAATAGAAATTCATGATCTGAGTTTGAAACTACCTAAATTTGAGATGTATGAAGAAGAAAGCCAGATAAGAAGATCCAGTAAATCTGTGGCTAGCAATATAGTGGAGGGTTTCGGCAGGCGTAGATATAAAGCAGAATTTGTGAAATTCCTAACATATTCTCTGGCATCTTGCGACGAGACAAGAGAACATTTGTATACTTTGTTTGAGACAAAATCACTAAAAGATAAGAATAATTATACCTATTTCTTTGAAGAATATGATCATCTTGGCAGGATGATAACCAATTTTATTAAGTCTGTAGAACTGGGACATAAAACTAGAAACTAG